ggagtctggacacCCTTTGGATTCAAATTGCACAAAATGTTTATGGCTCCTCTGTAAATTGAACTGATCATGTGTGCTGTTTGTGTAGAGTGCAAGACAcactttctaaaaaaaaacccgtTGGTGTAGTACATTTAATGTTCTATAGACATGCCAATTTTCAATATTGCATCCATGTAGTGGAGACCCCCCCCAAAAAAGACATGGACTGCATCTTGCACTATCACTgccttttaattttttctcTATCGCATGAATGAATTGGATATTTAAAATTTGCATGTGTGCATAGTGTTAATTTACTaaatttgtgttttttgggGACCGTACATTATGTGCTTTGAAAAATGGGGATATGTGCCCATAGGAGCAGTAAATTCAAAGTAGGTAACAACAAATACAGAAGATGctagaaaataataatctgaAGAATGATATACCCCATAATCTGAAGAGTATGTCACATGACCTGGGTGAGACAACAAGATATAGCCATATagctgcatatatatattccCTCTGAGCCACAATATATGCGATCAGAATATGCACCAGTCAAACAATTTTAtctttgaatctcaaaagaaaTAATTACTACCATCGACAATGTCAAATTCATATGGCTAGATTGCTGTGAAATACTTTCATAATGATATGCTATTTTATGCGAGGCAGCATATttaagaacatataattttaTGGTCAAAGTGCCATTTTGAAGACTGTTCAGTGTCCAAAAGGACTTGTATTATGTATCTGAGGGTGTATTTAAACTTTCTTCTGGTTTATATTGTCGTGGTCTCAATGTTTTATCTAAGTAAATTTCTAGACTCACTGGCTAGCATAATAACTCACTGTGATATTGGCAATGCAGAGGTAGTTTGTTTCGGCTGATCCGTCGGCCAAACAACCAGTTGGATGAAAGAAAACGTATAAGGATGGCACTTGATGTGGTATGCCTGAAAGTTATTGTTCTCTTAGTTAACTTATGTGTAGAACATCGGACTAAATTTgagaatttatttttatacttGCCTACTTGGTTCTTGTTTGTCACAGGCCCGTGGTATGAACTATTTGCATAATTGCACCCCTGTTGTAGTCCATCGAGATTTGAAGTCTCCAAATCTACTTGTTGACAAGAACTGGGTTGTGAAGGTAACAAAACAGGTCCCATCAGCAGTGACATGCTTTGGATTTTCGTGTGGCATTTCTAGCTGTATAACCATTTTCACTTGTCTTGTTATTATTTAGGTCTGTGATTTTGGTTTATCACGTATAAAGCATAGTACCTTCCTCTCCTCAAGATCTACAGCTGGAACAGTAAGCCTTCTTATGGTTGTGTTTAATCAAACATTTTCACTTGTATATGAGAAACCTTTTTGTTTGAAGAACAGCGAGAATATATGCAACTTATGCTCACTATGATATGGATACGTAGGGGATAATGCCATGCATGACTCCATTGTGTAGGAAAAGTTGAGATGCTAGCCGCCTTGATTTTAATTTGCGAGGATGATTGGTGCAAGTAGCTTGGGTCCTTGTTTGGTACGGGTGTATTTTTAGCCCCAAGTGGATTGGGTATCTGAGGGGATTGGATGTTCACCCAATACTCTCAAACCCCCTTCCACCCAAAAACACTAGTATGGTGTAGTGTATttaattgtcaaaaaaatGAGGTGTTTTGTGGGGGATATCTCGAAATCCTCCCCTCTAATCCAAGCCTACCAAGTAACAAACAGCTCATTCGGGGTTTTAGCGTTTCTGCATTTGGAGGGGATAATACACTACAAACCCTAGAAAAATACTAGTGCCAAAACAAGGCCTGAGGGGTTTTGAGAAGGTTGTTTGGTCAGACCCATAAGAATATTTACAGCTCATACTTGTGTCTTCTGTGAACTTGCATATTGATTTATCTTTTGATCATGCATAGTTAGTCTACATCCTATCTTGGAGCTCCTGCAGATTGAAAGGATGGTTGAATATCAGCATATTAACAGTAGACTTGATGTGACCATTTCAAATAAGTACTTAGGCACGACTGATTTAGCTTGTTCCTGAGTTGTCCTGGCTGTGTGTTTGTCGTAGTATAGTCAAGTTAGCATTGTGTCTTGTAGAAACATAGAAGTTTGGCGATCTCATATCTGTGTACTCCTTTTTAACTCGTGAGCTATCGAATGTTAGTCAAAAACTTATTTGTGTTGTGCAGTTGGTTCTAAGATAATACTGACCACCTGCATAAATTGCAGGCGGAGTGGATGGCGCCAGAAGTACTTCGAAATGAACCATCAGATGAGAAGTAGTTTTTCGTGTTAATcccatttgtttgttttaccTTATTTTCTTTGACAAATGTTTCAATATAATACTTACTAAGTTATGCATTTTGGCAGATGTGATGTTTTCAGCTATGGGGTTATATTATGGGAACTGTGTACATTACTGCAGCCATGGGAAGGTATGAATCCCATGCAAGTTGTTGGAGCTGTTGGTTTTCAGCAACGGCGCCTTGACATTCCGGCGGACGTGGATCCTGCTGTAGCAGAGATAATACAGAGATGCTGGCAGACGTTAGTATGCTTTAACTTTGTGCTGGTCAATTGGTTGTTTTATAAACATATACAGTACATCATTATCTGAAATTTTTATGTTATTTTCTCTACTATGCAAAACCTTTTTATGGAGTATTTTGCTGCGAGATGCTGTTCTGTTTGAAGGCCTTCTGCATTTTACTAGTCAACATCAAATCCTAGTTATAAAGTCCCATTTTTCACACGATACAAGGAGAAGTCAGAATTTTGAATCTGACCAACTTTACTTAACCTTTTAATTTCTAGAAAGGGCACCATCTAGCGAAAATCTCGTCGTCTTTTTTATGCTGGAGAAAGAGGGCATGTTATGACTAATCTCTTACTACATTATGTTTTTCTCTATTATTTACATATATCAGAGTTCTCGATGACATTTTTACCGGGATATTTGTATTTTCAATTCCGTTATAGGAGAAGTTGCTAGTGTCCTGCTTCGAAGTCAAAATCTTGTTTGTTGTTCAGATATCAGATTAGTAGTTATTTTACTTGAATGATAATTTGTTAAAGTTCTTATCATATTTCTATTTTTCATAAAGGTGAAAGTAAAGGCAAtttctctgaatttgtcttTCATTTCTATGTCTTGGCATTTGAGCAAAGAACTTGTTGTCTCATTGTGCGTGAACATGAGAAAGTAATTAATTTGCTTTATACAAAAGGATTAAACATATTACCgatgcctaaatatggattaCCTTACTCTATAACACAATTGATGTGCTAGTAATTACTTTTAACGCATACACTTATTACCATTGATCACCATCTGATGGTTGATACTAAAATCGTAACAGGTTACCATATTCATGCTTTTAACAAAGTGGAAATTAGTATGCTGCAGTTTCATGTACAAAACTAGTGAGATGTGTTACCATACCTAGGTATAGATTAGTCGTACTCTTATATGCATTACCTTTTTATGTCTTAAAGGACCTTTTCTTCTCTGCCTCCATCAATCTTTTATATGTCCAACTTATATATGCTTAGGGCCTCAGTTGTATTTTGTATCTTGTGTTATTGTAGAGACCCAAAGATGCGGCCATCATTTTCTGAGATCATGGCTGCCTTAAAACGGGTATTGAAAAATTTGTCTGCCAACCAACCAAGAAGACAGCGGGTACAGCAAACAGACGACTAAGAAAAACTGTAGATCAACATCAGCTGACAACATACGGAAAAAAACAATGGTGGATTGGTCTTTCATGCCTTCCAGCAGCTGCCCATCTGTAACTATACCATTATTTTGTATAGCAACATCAAATGGATGTCAGGGATAGAACAGCTGAGATGAGATTTTGTTCTTTCTGTTCTCCAAGTACAGCTGTAAAGTTTCCACTGAAGCTGGCAAAGATCTGCATAGCATTACTGCTTTGGTCAGTCGGATGGAAGACAATCCAAGTATAAATCCATGCATCAAGCAAAGAAgaattttgaaggaaaattACTGCACAACGATATTGGGCAATAACACGTCTGAGTTCAGACTTGGAACTCGGCGTGTCAGGTAGAATGGGATCCTCCTTTCTCTAGtcatgttttctgtttttcagtCCTCCACCCAAAGGTGGAGTATTCATGTTTAGGATCATCAGTTTTGATGTTATTCAACAGAAATGTCGTTTCACCTTTTGCATCAGGCTTGAACCACTGTGGCAGCTCCTTATGTATATCACACCTGGGCAAATTTGTCAGAATTGGCAGTTAGattgcaaaagaaaatctgTTCGTTGTACTTGATGGCCATTTTTTGCTGCAGCAGTTTTGACTGTTCgttcttttatttctttttttttgacagcgtTCGTTCTTTTATTCCTTATTTATTTGTGGGTGTACATGTGTACAAGAAATATCCTGAGAGATTAGaatggtacttcctccgtcccatattaagtgaatatgaatgtatctgtatctaaaaaacgtctagatacatgtaatattttgtcacttaatatggaacggagggagtaattgacTGTTTGCTTCACATGAAACTAACCCCTTCAAATGTACACGCCCTAGGAACAGTTGAACAAGTTCCCATATTTCCCCTTTCTCTATCGCAATTTGAGTCGTTCTAGTTGAGTTGCTCCTCTTGTCATGTCTTTGTCATGATTTTCTTGAAGAAAACTGTACTCCGACATTGAGTTACAGGGAGAGGGGGCACAGGAGAAATAAAGGCAGGGAAGCATGTCTTTGTCATgattcatggcggcaaccgcGGGATAGCGAATGCGCCGCTGTACACTACACAGTACACACTTGCTCCAGCTTAACATTTCCGTGTTTAGCCAAATCATGCAGTAAAAATCACAGTAAACGCCGCAACATGCGCCAACAAACCACATGCTTCCGTATTAATTGACTCAAAATGtgctagatacatgtaataaaatgttctaaatacatgtaatatttcgtcacctAGTATGTAACGGATGGAAgaattttttccaaaaactcCCGTACACAGAGTCGCATTGTTTACCCTCCACGGCAGCCGAGCGACGACTTAACGAACGCTCGCGAGCTCTTAATGAACCGAACCGAACAATGGTCTCTTAACAataacgatcttaacgaaCCAAGCGCGCTCGTTAGCCAACGCTAGGACCAAGCACCAGAGTCGTTTAGGATAAATTTTTAtagcaaacaaaatatgtcaGAAAATGAACGGTCtataaaaattgaaaataacacaataaaagagaaataacaacACACTTCAAGCAGCAAAATAATTTTTAATGAACACTCACAAGTGATGTACGAGACGAGCTCGTTAGCGAGCTTACGCTGTTTGAGATCGAAAGAAGTTTGGTTATGTTTTTTAGTTAACCAACCAAACGATTAACGAATCTCGAGTTAGCAAACGTCCGATAACATCGAACTCGATCTTTTCGTCCTACCTGGTCCGTTCACCCGTTGCCAGCGCCGCGCATCCAGCATCTCCGTATCGCTTGTCGGCTGTCTGTCTTTCCGGAGCCGCCCAGCCACGGATCTGCCACCACGTGCACCcccgcgtctcctcccgccaGATCtggcatccatccatccccaCACGACCTCGACGCGTTTAATCGCAGAGTATTAAGCacgcgcctcctccttgatTCTCTCCTCCCAAGTCACACCACTCTTGATCTTGCTCCCCCTTTCCCCTCTCCCCGATCGCCTCACGAGAACCACCGCCATGGCGACCGCGTACTATGGCAGCTCCAGGTCCCGCGACGCCCCGACCGACGAGCCGGACGACTTCGACGAGTTCGACTCCACGCCctacggcggcggctacgACCTCTTCGTCACCTTCGGCCGCCCGCTCCCGCCCTCCGACGAGACCTGCTACCCCTGCTCCGCGCCCTCCACCTCCTACGACGCGCCCCACTACGCCTCCGAGGATCCATCCCCCTACGCGCACCACCAGAAGCCCCAGCCCGCCTACGGCTTCCGCCCCCAGCaagagcagaagcagcagcatcagcagcCGTCCTACGGTGACGACTCCGGTTACGGATCCAAGCCCCAGGCCGCCTATGGCTTCCGCccccaggaggaggagcagcagtcCTACGGCTCCGGTTATGGATCCAAGCCCCAGCCCGCCTATGGCTTCCGCCCAcagcaagaggaggagcagtCCTACGGATCCGGCTATGGATCCAAGCCCCAGCGCACGGAGGAGGACACCTACGGATCTGGATATGGCAGGAAGCCGCAGGAGGAGGTGAGCTACGGCTCTGGGTACGGCAGCAAGCcgcaggcggaggagagctATGGATCTGGGTACGGGACCAGGCCGCAGCAGGAGGAGAGCTACGGCTCTGGGTACGGATCTAAGCCGCAGGTGGAGCAGAGCTACGGATCGGAGT
This is a stretch of genomic DNA from Brachypodium distachyon strain Bd21 chromosome 1, Brachypodium_distachyon_v3.0, whole genome shotgun sequence. It encodes these proteins:
- the LOC100831623 gene encoding uncharacterized protein At5g39570, translated to MATAYYGSSRSRDAPTDEPDDFDEFDSTPYGGGYDLFVTFGRPLPPSDETCYPCSAPSTSYDAPHYASEDPSPYAHHQKPQPAYGFRPQQEQKQQHQQPSYGDDSGYGSKPQAAYGFRPQEEEQQSYGSGYGSKPQPAYGFRPQQEEEQSYGSGYGSKPQRTEEDTYGSGYGRKPQEEVSYGSGYGSKPQAEESYGSGYGTRPQQEESYGSGYGSKPQVEQSYGSEYGSGYGRKPQGEESYGSGYGNRPQGGEEYGSGGYGGRKKQEDSYGSSEHGYGRKTEDDSYGGSGYGYGKKAQVEDEGAYGSGYQKPKPYGEETQGSYGYGEEKPRYQSGGYEKPSYGGGEEYQGSHGRKKHDDDDDSDDEKKKRYEKHHNRRHHDYDD